The DNA region gcaagcagaaaagcaagatttaaatgagccacctaccggcagaagacagatttaagcattgtgggcgttagggtaggcgtggcaaatttttttttttggatcaatcgataggtattgacgagaccaatacatttcagttaaaattttttatctagcataaaaattgtgggcgccacaggcttaggcggtttgtgggcgttagagtgggcgtggcatattcgcataacaaacttgcgctgcgtacaaggctacggaatctaaatatgaaatcccaatactctatctttgatagtttccgagatatccgcgttcatatttacgattttttgaagtttgtgggcggtttgtgggcgttaaagtgggcgtggcaaacttttttttgggtcaatcgataggtattgatgagaacaatacatttcagtttaaatttttactctagcatcaaaactgtagaagccacagctttgggcggtttgtgggcgttagagtgggcgtggcactctactgaaacaaacttgcgctgcgtaagaagctcaggaatcttttcgccaaatctcaataacctagctctcatagtttccgagatctcagcgttcatctggacggacagatagacggacagacggacatggctagatcgactcggctagtgatcctgatcaagaatatatatactttatggggtcggaaacgcttccttctgcctgttacatactttccgacgaatctagtatacccttttactctacgagtaacgggtataaaaatttaattttacaacaacaaaaatcTGTCAGATTGgcataaccttttaaattatCTCAGTTAAGTGGTTTCATATGGGCATATTCAACATTCTTCAGGTTTAAGATCTACCTGCAGGAACTTAAACCAACTATAAGGTAACGCTTTACAGTTCTTTAAAGTTCTACGTACCAAATAAACTGACTGGCATGATTAAGGACACTTCAATCCCTTCAATCTAATCACATACATCGCTGTCTGGGATCATTAGTCACTGAAGTGAAACTCATTGGCACAAATGTATTATCCTTAGCGGAATAAAATGGAGCGCACTTTTAGTTTGCTAAAATGTTCGACTGGGTCGGTTTGATTTTGAAGGTAGTCTACTACTACGGACACATAATCGGTCTTAGCAACTTTGAGTTCGACTGGCGGAATGGACGAGTCTTTACTGCTTGTAGAAGTACCGTCTACGCAATCGCGATCAACGTCATTCTTGTTATTATCCTGGTTCTTCAACTAAAGGAAACTGATTTAATTATGGTCTTTGGAAGGCCaaacaaaattctttattatGTTTCAATCATTTCATTGGGACTGAGACTAACAGCAGGTGGGATTAATTGCAGTTATTTTTAGCAATAGCATTTACCCAAAATAAACAGTAAAAGTAATCAAAATTTTGATCATATCCAAACAAGCTAAACgttaaaaaattaactttttatgtgggttctttataaaaatatggaCAATGTTCGGATATTTTTGTATACCTTGTTTTTAAGTACCTTTACAAAATTCcattaaaataaagaaaatttataagtcgctgattttgtttaaatatgtATAGAAACGGCATTCAAGGTAAAATCCATTTAATGTTTGTCGCTTGCGTGCATTTGTGCATTGCGCAGGTCGCATTCATCACTAAAACTTTGTAACATTTGGTCCGactcaatttaaaaataaaatataatatataaaataaaagatttgaaacaaaaaaaatacaaaattcgAATAAACATCGAGGCTGTTGAGTTGgttaaatttcttaaaatgGAGTTTTGTGAGGAACAGCTGACCAAAATTCAAAAGTTTATCATTTTAGgaaacagaaatatttaaattttaggaATTTCCGCTGTGTTCATCAGATGGAGTCGACGTGCAAAGATGATGTGCTTCGCCAAATTCATGCTTCgcgtatttttaaaaaacccgGAGCTGAGAAGAATTTCCCGCTGGCGTATTCTCCTTAAGATCACCGTTGTCATCGTTACTCACCTTCTGCAAGCCGCGATAACATGGGTTGGAATAAAACAATCGAAAGATCCTCAAATTATACTAATGGTCTGGCAGATCTGGGTGTCAGCTATTGTTAAACTGGCCATAACGCAGCATTATCTGATAACCCTTTCCGTTCAGGCTCACTATCATCTGCTAAACATGGAATTGCGACAGGTGATCGACGAATGCAGGATGTTAAGTTTCCATCCTCAGAGGAGGGGTGCTTTTATGACCAGATGCTGTTCGTTGGCGGATCAGGTGGAAAATATGGCCATGTTCCAAAGTCAACTACAATCAATTGTGAACCATCTGGAGAAGGTTTGCGGAATAGAGGGCCTGATTTTGTATGGCGGATACTACCTACTGTCCATCGCAACCGCTTACATGATCTACAGTATCTTTAAAAATGGACACGAAAGTCTACAACTGACGTTCATGTCGATGATTATATCTTTCTTTTTATGTTTCCTTTTCTATATGGATATCATTCTCGATctgataaatatatttaacttactAGACGATCATGACACGATGATACGGCAATTGGAAGAGCGAACTCTTTTTGCCCATACGTTGGATGTTCGTCTGGAGCAATCGGTCAGTTGCTTTTGGCACAATCACGAATAACATTATTccgcatttttttttattacagtTTGAAATCATGCAACTGCAATTGATACGAAACCCATTAAAAATCGAAATGTTGAAATTATTTCCAATATCTCGCAGCGCTACTACGGCCGTGTTTGGATCTCTAATAACGAATTCAATATTCCTTGTTCAATATGATATGGAAaacttttgaatttattttataaataagctactaatttaaatatatattatatacgtccaattttttccatttgtgTGTAGTCCTTTACTatcaatatttttgaataaactatttttactCTACCGCACAATAATTTACAAACTCACTACTCAATTTGATGATTCATTATGGATACATAATAAAAAGGTGTATTACCAATGGTTTTGCTTGGGTGCTAGCATAACATAATTTATTAGCCTTAATTTCGATGACATAAGGTCAATGTCATTATTCCTGGAAAAGTTGGAGCGCCAAAACCGATACAGAACAGACTTAGTTGAGTTCAGAACGACAGAAAATGGACACGGAATTAGTTCGGACCAATAAAATGTGGCTGTCACGACTACTGAGATGGTCTGTTCTGGGTATCTGCTGGAcctcttatattttttatcgtGGCTGCGTAATTGGGCAAATAAAATACGATAGGGAAAAGGGCAAGCTGATTATCCAGCCTCGCAATATCTGGACCAAAAGAATAGCGCTGTGCCTGAAGATTATAGCGTTCTCACTCAACTATTTTGGCATTCCATATTTTTCGATAGCGTTCATTCTGTTTCTTCCAATGGAAATCTCGAAAACAATGTTTTCTGCGCCAAAATTCTTTGAAATTCTTATGAGTTCGGTCATCGTGCAACTAAGTATTATCAATTCTATTCGCTTGTGTTACTGGATGAGTAGCCTCCCCTGGAATCGATCCTTTGTGGGTCTGGTCAACGACGTGATAGACATAACCAACTTGATGGAAAGCACAGTGGGACCGCTTTACTTGGAAGGTATTTTCCTGCTGATCCTGCACACATTTCAGTTCGGTTTGACTATGCTACAGATCGTGGGCTACAGCCAAATGCAGTTTCACATCTTCTCGCTTTACAACCTTCTGCTGgaattgttttttaacatatttgtGGTCTACCAATTGCTCCTGTTGTCTTGGATAGCTACTTTAAACCGTTTCCTAAAGGTAAAATAGCTCTAAATTATTATCCCGAACATACAAAAAATcggatattttaaaattaggtCAGGAAAATAAATCGAAAGTAAATTTGTGCCACCTTTTTGCTTTCAATGCATTTCAGATCTATCTACAGGATCGTAAACAGATTAAAAGACAGcgtttaaaagttattaagcTGTTTCGTCTTTATTCAAGGATCAGCAATGTTCATACGAGTATCCATGTGATTTGGCTCCCGGTGATCGGTATGCTTTTCTCCGACATTTTGTTGCTAGTGAGCAGTTCGGCATTTATCATCAGAAGTATAATTTTCAAGCACTGGATCACAAACGTCATTCTTGATAGGAAATATTGGATGGCCGCTTTGGGCGCCCAGTCATCGTTTTTaaggattttatttattggtcTGGGCAATGATCAATTGGCCCTTCTGCAGTGCTTCATTAGACTGCAACTCTTGGTCATCGATTTGTGCTACTCAACGCATGATCAGCAGGACCAGAACTTCGTCTGGGATGTCAAGACTTTGGTTGGTGTAAAACCGtttgaattatttatttcttattgCCTCTCCTCCATAGCAAATCTGTTTTGATCTACAATTGAGAGTCCAGCCGATCAGGAATCGAATAATGAGCGTTCATCAGGAATGCGGATGCCCATTTGTCcttgacttttttttttgcatactGATCAACGCTTTGTGCTGTGCACAATATGGAATGTCCTTTAAAGTCCATTCCTTAATATTTTCTGATGTTATAAGTTAGAAAAAACATTCTGTGCCCTactgaacatttaaaataatacacAATATATCATAAAAACGTATTCAATATTATTGGTGTTTCTAATCCCATTTCCATTATTGATTTTGCAGAAAAGTAATCCGAGCCAGATCGATGATTAAAGGACTAAAATAGTAATTATTTGTAGTATGGGATAATAGTTCTATGAATTGCTTACAGAAGTAAACTAATTTCATTCGATGTTCGAAAAATGACACGGTCATTGATGATTGGTCCTCTTTCATTTTAGCCTCCAGGAAAGCAGacatatacactggtcggcatatgtattttgacaaaataaaagttaagtatactcataacttgaatttacttcttgtaaactataggcatcaatggaaaggtaatttcaatgccgtttgaatgatacaatacatttctttacccattcagtacttattgaaaaggacaaatttgtgtaaatcaacttttaaatttttttttcaaacttttttcctcgacttgaaaacttaaactttttgatgcaaaaagtttcttcaaacaaaaataatagtaactgcaaaaagaatttttcaaaaatcattttccttatttttttatgattttttgaaggtgacaatgtcggaaaaaatttgtatgaaaaagagaaaaatatggctcaaatgcctgtttttaagcattttcaaaaaatcataaaaagtataaggaaaatgatttttgaaaaattctttttgcagttactattatttttgtttgaagaaactttttgcatcaaaaagtttaagttttcaagtcgaggaaaaaagtttgaaaaaaaaatttaaaagttgatttacacaaatttgtccttttcaataagtactgaatgggtaaagaaatgtattgtatcattcaaacggcattgaaattacctttccattgatgcctatagtttacaagaagtaaattcaagttatgagtatacttaacttttattttgtcaaaatacatatgccgaccactgtatattaCAACCGGAAATAGAGGGCCTGAAATGGAACACAGGGGCACTCTGAGAAATTCCCGCTTATTGTGCGATGGTCTATCATCAATGTCCATCACATACTTCCAAAATAACTGTCCTAACAAGGGCACTTCCAAGTTCAATCTAATCAATACTACTCTTTGGTTGCAATCAGAACATTAGGTTAGTGAAAATCATtggaataattaaatttactttggCGGACCAAGACCACGCTATAGTTTTTAGTTGGTCAAAATGTCCGACTGGGTCGGTTCGTTATTGAAGGCAGTCTACTATTATGGACACCTGATCGGTCTTTGCAATTTTGAGATTGACTGGCGGACAGGTCGCGTTTTTACGTCCTCAAGGAGCAGTTTTTATGCCTTCTCGATCAACGTCGTGATTTTTATGGTTCTGTTTTTGCAAATGTCTAAGCAAACTAATCCCAATGTGTTCTTTGGAAAGGCAAACAAGCTGCATATAACTGTTATCATCGCTATGGTCGCACTAAGAACAGCTTCAGGTCAAAaaatttcatacttattcacaCAAATATTTGGTTGGTAAAATTGACCAATAATAATAGCTTagtaactataaaaaattgtgCTTTACTATTTTAAATGGTTGTATATGTTTTTGCTTGTGCTATGTTTACTTTTTAACATAGTTCCTTTCACGTGATgtgtgcattttgttattgcAATAGTAAACACTTattaaactattaaaaatagttatccTAACGCAAAAATTTGCACAGAAAAGTATGCGAAAATAACTTCTAAAAGAGCAAAGCTGAACAAACCTGAGAAAACAGCCCCAAAAGATTTAGGCTTTTATCTACCATTACTcatccaaaatatttataaatcttCTGGGGAAGTTTTTTCAGGCTTGTTCAGCTTTGCCCTTTTCTCCAATGTGTTGtttataattcccaactggGTCTAGCGTCTCGTACACCCAGTCTTCCAAGCCAAAGTCTGAAAAGTATTTGAAAATTGCCTTTTTATTTTGCTACCATGCTACTACTTTTGGCTTAAAAAAATTGTCTGTCTATGGGTTGGATAActataaaaattgttattttttacTAATATTCATGGGTTGGGTCCATTCTACCCTTTATATagtaacataactattttttATAGTAACTCTTTTTCGTAGTAGCTCGATGGGAAAAATATAATGGGTAAAATTGACAATTTTATGGTATGGGATCGTTTTTCTATTATATTGGTGAATTTTAccaatcgttttttttttgtgtgtagcGTACGTATTTTCTATTTTCCTTGCGGAATGTTCTAACTGAGAAACATTTTTCAGGACTTTGCACTGTTATTAATAGATGGCGCCAAAGGACCCAATTTATGCGCTTGGCCAGAAAAGAGCTCCGTTTGATACTGAAAAGACCACAGGTAAAGATGATGTCCCGCTGGGGAATCCTTGTCAAGGTCATCATTGCTATCGCCACTGACCTCCTGCAAATGGCAATCACCTGGGATTCCGTGGGTCGTGTGGACTCCAATCAATCTCTGGGAACGACCTTGCAGTTTTGGTTGGCGGCCATTATAAATTTGGCCATATCGCAGCATTATCTAGTAACCCTCTTCGTTCGGGCCTTTTATCATCTGCTCAACACAGAGCTGCGACAGGTGATCAGCGAATGCAGGATGTTAAGTTACCTCACCGTGAGGAAAGGGGCATTCATGACCAGGTGTTGTTCCTTGGCGGATCAGGTGGATAATATAGCTAAGCTCCAGAGTCAACTGCAGTCCATTATGACTCAGTTGAATGCT from Drosophila subpulchrella strain 33 F10 #4 breed RU33 chromosome 2L, RU_Dsub_v1.1 Primary Assembly, whole genome shotgun sequence includes:
- the LOC119546335 gene encoding putative gustatory receptor 36a, whose amino-acid sequence is MVWQIWVSAIVKLAITQHYLITLSVQAHYHLLNMELRQVIDECRMLSFHPQRRGAFMTRCCSLADQVENMAMFQSQLQSIVNHLEKVCGIEGLILYGGYYLLSIATAYMIYSIFKNGHESLQLTFMSMIISFFLCFLFYMDIILDLINIFNLLDDHDTMIRQLEERTLFAHTLDVRLEQSVSCFWHNHE
- the LOC119546336 gene encoding uncharacterized protein CG31750; its protein translation is MDTELVRTNKMWLSRLLRWSVLGICWTSYIFYRGCVIGQIKYDREKGKLIIQPRNIWTKRIALCLKIIAFSLNYFGIPYFSIAFILFLPMEISKTMFSAPKFFEILMSSVIVQLSIINSIRLCYWMSSLPWNRSFVGLVNDVIDITNLMESTVGPLYLEGIFLLILHTFQFGLTMLQIVGYSQMQFHIFSLYNLLLELFFNIFVVYQLLLLSWIATLNRFLKIYLQDRKQIKRQRLKVIKLFRLYSRISNVHTSIHVIWLPVIGMLFSDILLLVSSSAFIIRSIIFKHWITNVILDRKYWMAALGAQSSFLRILFIGLGNDQLALLQCFIRLQLLVIDLCYSTHDQQDQNFVWDVKTLQICFDLQLRVQPIRNRIMSVHQECGCPFVLDFFFCILINALCCAQYGMSFKVHSLIFSDVIS
- the LOC119548571 gene encoding putative gustatory receptor 36a, which gives rise to MSDWVGSLLKAVYYYGHLIGLCNFEIDWRTGRVFTSSRSSFYAFSINVVIFMVLFLQMSKQTNPNVFFGKANKLHITVIIAMVALRTASGLCTVINRWRQRTQFMRLARKELRLILKRPQVKMMSRWGILVKVIIAIATDLLQMAITWDSVGRVDSNQSLGTTLQFWLAAIINLAISQHYLVTLFVRAFYHLLNTELRQVISECRMLSYLTVRKGAFMTRCCSLADQVDNIAKLQSQLQSIMTQLNAVVGVQGLMVFSGYYIFSISTTYLTYSTFKNGIENLQLSLRAVILSLIWCFFYYLDATINLFVVLNLQDDHKEMIRLLEERTLFASGLDVRLEKSLESIQLQLIRNPFKIEVLEKFSITRSSTSAMFGSLITHTIFLIQYDMENF